CACCACTACACCACCATAAGCCACAGAATCTTTCAGGGTTAAGGAACCGCCTTTTTCTACAATGATCTGAATACTGCTATAGAATTTTATGTTTTCAAATACCACGTCACATCCTGCTGGAATGGTCAGGGTATCGGTTGCGTAACCCTGATTATTCCCTAAAGTGGCGTACAAACCGGATTCATGGGAGCCGTAAATTTCCTTTAAATTTATCGGAACAACAGCATTGCCGCTTTGGGAAATTTCATAAGGTTCAATATCCCAGGAAGTGATGGATGGATTCAGGGCATCAAAGCGTTCCTGTAAAGTTTTATCATCTTGGTAGATTCTCAAATCAACGGTATTACTGGTTGCTGTCTGAACATCATTGGTCACTGTTACAGAAACCTGGTATGTTCCCTGTTTTTCTGGTGTGCCGCTTACCACAACACTGTCAAACAGATAGCTGGCGCGCATACCGCTTCCTTCTGGAGAAAGGGATACTGAGATTTTCGTATTTGGATTAGCCTGGCTGTAATCGTAGTAGTTGACTTGATCACCGTTTTCATCTGTTACAAAAACATCCAGATAGTTTTGATAACCACTTTGCCCCACTGTAACAGCATCCAATGTTCCTTCCAAAGAAACAGAAATGTTCTGTTTTGCTTCAAAAGAAACCGTTTTGGTTACAGGCTGGTCGCCATCCGCGGTTGCGGTAACAGAAACAGTATAACTGCCTGGCTTTTCCACTTTCCCGCTTACAACCACCTGGTTGTCCTGAACAGCCGCGGTAATGCCAGAACCTTCTGGTGTGACACTGGCTTGTACAGTGGCATTGTCTTTATTGGTACCATACAGTTCCACATTTAGTGTTTGGTTATATTCTGTCCCAGCAATGGCGTTTTGCAGTGTTTCTGGGGCCAGGTTCATTCCCAAAGCAATGTGGGAAGGCTGTTCTGTCCCAATATTTTCAGGTTCTACTGTAGTTCCTGTATATACTGCGGAACCATTGTTTTCAATTTTACCAGTTTCAAAAGTACAATCTTCGCAGATGATTGTGCCGTTGTTCACCGGTGTTTGTACAAAAGTACAGTTTTCAAAGGTAACATTTGCGCCTTTTTCTACTACCACTGGCTGTGCGGTATCAAATATCAAATCCCTTACCAACACATCAACGCCTTCGGCAAAACGGAGTGTCCCATCACTGCTATCCTTGATGGTGCGCAGTTTGGCCTGATCCGCAAAAAAGTTCTTTTCCCAGCCAAGTAGTTTTGATACTGGCTGCTGGATTACCGCTTCTCCTAAGCTGGTTAAATCAGCGCTGACTTTAACGGTTGTTGCTGTGCCAGCCCAAGCCAGATAATCGCTGAAATCATAGCTGTTGTCGTCAATGATATATTCGGTTTCCACAACCGCATGCAATGCTATCGTTTTAGAAACAGGAGAGTCCCCCTCTGCGGCCGCGGTAATGGTAACAGTGTATTCGCCGGACTGTTCCGATGTGCCGGAGATCGCAACGGTGTTACCTGCCACATTCGCTATCAAACCAGAACCTTCTGGGGTGATTTGCGCCTGTACAGTGGCATTGTCTTTATTTGTACCGGATAGTGTGAAAGTCAGCTGCTGGTTATAAGCAGACCCTACCATTGCGTAAGGCAATGTATCCGGAACAACCTCTATATCCAATGGGGTATGGGATGGCTGCGCGATATTTTCCGGTTCCTCTGTTGTACCGGTATAAGAAGCGTTACCGTTGTTTTCGATTTTGCCGGTTTCAAAGGTACAATCCTTGCAGATGATTGTGCCATTGTTCACCGGTGTTTGTACAAAAGTACAGTTTTCAAAGGCAACATTTGCACCTTTTTCTACTACCACTGGCTGTGCGGTATCAAATATCAAATCCCTTACCAGCACATCAACGCCTTCGGCAAAACGGAGTGTTCCATCCTGTTTGTCTTTAATGGTGCGTACAGAGGGGACATCCTCAAAAAAGTTTTTGGTCCAGCCTAACAGTTGGGTGACTGGCTGTTGAATTACAGTTTCCCCTAAGCCTGTTAAGTTAGCGCTGATTTTGATGATATTGGCATCCCCTGCGCCTGCTAAATAATCGTCCATGTCAAAACTGCTATCATTGATAATATATTCTTTATCCGCATCGGCGGCGAAAGCAGTAGTGAATGGGATTGCACACAGTACTAAAATGCACGCCAACAAAAAGCTAAGCACCCTAGCGCTGTTTTTTAAAGTTTTCTGGTTCATAGCTCCTCCTTCCATAAACCACAAAGAAATTAATTAAGTTAGGTTTAACTAACTTTTGTGAGAAAAACAAAGCGTTGTCAAACGCCTGTTAGTTAGTTTCAACTAACAATATAGCAGTATAGCAAACTGGAGTCAGTTTGTCAAGTAATATTTTCCAAAACAAGGGCTTATCTTCCCCATCTTTGGGAAATAAGCCCTTGTAATTAATGATATTGGTTTTCCACTGTCTGTTTCCGATATTCCTGAGGTGAGATACCCAACTGCTTTTTAAAAAATTTATAAAAATAGCTGGTGTCGCTATATCCAATTATTTCAGTAATTTTTTCAATGGGAAGCATAGAGTTTTGCAAATAACGTTTTGCCACCTCTAGGCGATACTGGGACACCAAGTCAGAAAAGCTGGAGCCTGTCTTCCGTTTGATCCACCGAGAAAGGTATCCAGTAGAATAATGGAACGCTTCCGCTACTTTATCCAGAGTTACATCCGAATAGTTTAATTTAATATAAGAAATTACATCGGTTAATGTTCTATTTTGTACGTACTTTTGGATGTTATGTTCAATCTCCGTTTGGTGCAGCCGGGATAAAATCGCGAATAACGCCACAAAATAGGAATCTACAACCTGTTCATAATACAATTTTTGCTCACAGTTCTCTAAAATCAAACTAAATAGCAAATCTTGGATTTCCAGGTTATTGGCGAAAATCATATAATTATTTTCTTGATGGTGTCCATAAATACTATCCAAAAAGAAATTTAAAAA
This is a stretch of genomic DNA from Clostridium facile. It encodes these proteins:
- a CDS encoding AraC family transcriptional regulator is translated as MKPSIEHGVQIFTEANHFRDGSNVEITVHRTPKDLPQNVPPNMLPHKHDFYEIAYVYQGEFINEFPDGNKLVATDGHLILMNPYAAHLPYTVHREDIVFNILLRKSYVEQILVNLLSGNKLFLNFFLDSIYGHHQENNYMIFANNLEIQDLLFSLILENCEQKLYYEQVVDSYFVALFAILSRLHQTEIEHNIQKYVQNRTLTDVISYIKLNYSDVTLDKVAEAFHYSTGYLSRWIKRKTGSSFSDLVSQYRLEVAKRYLQNSMLPIEKITEIIGYSDTSYFYKFFKKQLGISPQEYRKQTVENQYH
- a CDS encoding FIVAR domain-containing protein translates to MNQKTLKNSARVLSFLLACILVLCAIPFTTAFAADADKEYIINDSSFDMDDYLAGAGDANIIKISANLTGLGETVIQQPVTQLLGWTKNFFEDVPSVRTIKDKQDGTLRFAEGVDVLVRDLIFDTAQPVVVEKGANVAFENCTFVQTPVNNGTIICKDCTFETGKIENNGNASYTGTTEEPENIAQPSHTPLDIEVVPDTLPYAMVGSAYNQQLTFTLSGTNKDNATVQAQITPEGSGLIANVAGNTVAISGTSEQSGEYTVTITAAAEGDSPVSKTIALHAVVETEYIIDDNSYDFSDYLAWAGTATTVKVSADLTSLGEAVIQQPVSKLLGWEKNFFADQAKLRTIKDSSDGTLRFAEGVDVLVRDLIFDTAQPVVVEKGANVTFENCTFVQTPVNNGTIICEDCTFETGKIENNGSAVYTGTTVEPENIGTEQPSHIALGMNLAPETLQNAIAGTEYNQTLNVELYGTNKDNATVQASVTPEGSGITAAVQDNQVVVSGKVEKPGSYTVSVTATADGDQPVTKTVSFEAKQNISVSLEGTLDAVTVGQSGYQNYLDVFVTDENGDQVNYYDYSQANPNTKISVSLSPEGSGMRASYLFDSVVVSGTPEKQGTYQVSVTVTNDVQTATSNTVDLRIYQDDKTLQERFDALNPSITSWDIEPYEISQSGNAVVPINLKEIYGSHESGLYATLGNNQGYATDTLTIPAGCDVVFENIKFYSSIQIIVEKGGSLTLKDSVAYGGVVVNGGTFSMSNYAALVDSLTLNDGSVLKNATVNSHGRYLTDGSDKPDAPAVVIVNGTVTALGNNTITGEPGDSVLAGQDALVVNGELVIPEGSVLTAQGGGDYAPARVGGNGVVLNNGEVSGQGKLVALGGHGYEGDGGDGITGVGTISVVHLESIGGDAKSLFNDPKQGGDAIGSKVIVTTENYVLKGGAGNPAGSAEITPVTANKSILNQVIEYAEAQKASPEFNKVIADVQKTFNAALEQAKAVADNNVATQKEVDTAWQALLNEIHKLGFVKGDVTSLEKLVETAKGFDLSKYVEAGQAELKEALAAAEDLLADKDNAMEQEIQPVEENLLNAMLNLRLKADKSILESTVSQANNIEANLYTQESYQALKTAVAAANAVLADDSATQKQVDAAVDAVKAAMNGLVAVDNGESTKQNNAVQGIQIGQVTTSNNAVKSVKTGDVAPAVGIAVLALASAAVVALRKKETN